A window of Blautia argi genomic DNA:
CAGAGCAGCTCCATGAAAGAGAGCGGGATATCAAGGCTGCCAGAGGACGGATTTTGGACAGTAAGGGAGAGGTGCTTGCAGACAACAGAGCCGTGTGTACGATTTCTGTGATTCATAGTCAGATAAAAGAACCACAAAAGGTTATCCGTATGCTGGAAAAGGAACTGGGGCTGCCTTATGAAACTGCCAAAAAGCGGGTGGAAACCGTGTCAGCCATTGAGCGGGTGAAAACCAATGTGGAAAAAAGCGTTGGGGACAAAATCCGAAGCTACGGTCTTTCCGGTGTAAAGGTAGATGAGGACTTTAAGCGGGACTATCCTTATGAGGAGCTGGCGTCAAAGGTGCTGGGCTTTACCGGGGGCGATAATCAGGGGATTATAGGGCTAGAGGTTATGTATGAGGACGTGCTGCAAGGCATCAACGGAAAGATTCTCACTACGACAGATGCCAGAGGCGTGGAGCTGTCTGAGCTGGGAGAACACAGGACAGAGCCGGTGTCGGGATATGATTTGTATTTAAGTCTGGATAAAAATATTCAGATGTATGCCCAACAGGCAGCAGAAAAGGTTATGGAGGAAAAACAGGCAGAGGCTGTTTCCATTCTCCTTATGAATCCTCAGAACGGAGAAATTTATGCAAATGCCAATGTTCCGGAATTTAACTTAAATGAGCCATTTACCCTGAATACAGATACCTCTCAGATGACAGAAAAGGAAAAGCAGGACGCCTGTAACCAGATGTGGAGAAACCGGACGATAAATGATACTTATGAGCCGGGCTCTACCTTTAAGATTATTACTATGGCAGCCGGGCTTTCCCAGGGAGTGGTAAGCCGGGAGGATCGTTTTTCCTGT
This region includes:
- a CDS encoding peptidoglycan D,D-transpeptidase FtsI family protein → MLMLLGLMGRMVYLMVIRSDYYAKKAEQLHERERDIKAARGRILDSKGEVLADNRAVCTISVIHSQIKEPQKVIRMLEKELGLPYETAKKRVETVSAIERVKTNVEKSVGDKIRSYGLSGVKVDEDFKRDYPYEELASKVLGFTGGDNQGIIGLEVMYEDVLQGINGKILTTTDARGVELSELGEHRTEPVSGYDLYLSLDKNIQMYAQQAAEKVMEEKQAEAVSILLMNPQNGEIYANANVPEFNLNEPFTLNTDTSQMTEKEKQDACNQMWRNRTINDTYEPGSTFKIITMAAGLSQGVVSREDRFSCPGFRVVEDRKIHCHKRTGHGAESFVEGAMNSCNPVFIEVGLRLGVDNYYRYFQQFGLLEKTGIDLPGEAGTIMHKKENIGEVELATISFGQSFQITPIQLATTVSSLINGGRRITPHFGVKVTDREGNLVKTLKYEEKTGIVTAQVSQEVRYILEKVVSEGSGKNAAIEGRTIGGKTATSQTLPRSANRYISSFLGFTPADNPQVLGICVIHNPQGIYYGGTIAAPVIKDIFLNILPYMGIEG